A genomic region of Oryza glaberrima chromosome 1, OglaRS2, whole genome shotgun sequence contains the following coding sequences:
- the LOC127765806 gene encoding G-type lectin S-receptor-like serine/threonine-protein kinase RKS1, with amino-acid sequence MGVLLFCVILGFGWIIRRNKIGKASLQEKTSTYLYEEEALAWPIQGQSSELLFDFACIIRATNNFSRENKIGEGGFGTIYKGKLDRLEIAVKRLDSHSGQGFVEFRNEIQLIAKLQHSNLVRLLGCCSKGEEKILVYEYLPNKSLDFFIFDEPNQRALLDWNKRLAIIEGIAQGLLYLHKHSRLRVTHRDLKASNVLLDHNMNPKISDFGLAKIFSSNDIEGNTKRVAGTYSYMAPEYASEGLFSVKSDVFSFGVLTLEIVSGKRNPGFHQYGDFLNLLGYAWQLWTEGRWLKLIDVVLLTDCLVEAPLMMKCVNIALLCVQENAADRPTMSDVVAMLSSEGVSLPVPKHPAYFNVRVRNGEASSAIDLELCSVNEVTITAPGCR; translated from the exons ATGGGTGTACTTCTCTTCTGCGTCATCCTTGGCTTCGGATGGATCATCAGAAGGAATAAAATAG GAAAAGCTTCCCTGCAAGAAAAAACTTCTACATACTTGTATGAAGAGGAAGCACTAGCCTGGCCCATACAAGGACAGAGCTCGGAGTTGTTGTTTGACTTTGCATGCATAATACGTGCAACCAATAACTTCTCTCGAGAAAACAAAATTGGTGAAGGTGGCTTTGGTACAATATACAAG GGTAAACTTGACAGATTAGAGATTGCTGTTAAGAGGCTTGATTCACATTCTGGTCAAGGTTTTGTGGAGTTCAGAAATGAAATTCAACTTATAGCCAAACTCCAGCACTCCAATTTAGTTAGACTCCTGGGTTGCTGCAgtaaaggagaagagaagatatTGGTGTATGAATATCTGCCAAACAAAAGCCTAGACTTCTTCATATTTG ATGAGCCAAATCAAAGAGCTTTGCTAGATTGGAACAAACGACTGGCAATAATTGAAGGGATAGCACAAGGACTCCTGTACCTACACAAGCACTCCCGTTTGCGCGTCACACATAGAGATCTGAAAGCAAGTAATGTTCTCTTGGATCATAATATGAATCCTAAAATTTCAGATTTTGGGCTAGCTAAAATATTCAGCTCTAATGATATTGAAGGAAACACAAAAAGGGTGGCGGGTACATA CAGTTACATGGCTCCTGAGTATGCTTCTGAGGGTCTCTTCTCGGTCAAATCCGATGTGTTCAGTTTCGGTGTTCTGACCCTCGAGATCGTAAGTGGGAAAAGAAATCCTGGCTTCCACCAGTATGGTGACTTCCTAAATCTTCTAGGATAT GCCTGGCAGCTATGGACAGAGGGAAGATGGCTCAAACTCATAGATGTGGTCCTGTTAACCGATTGCCTAGTAGAAGCACCACTGATGATGAAATGCGTCAACATCGCATTGTTATGTGTACAGGAGAATGCGGCTGATCGACCTACCATGTCAGATGTCGTGGCAATGCTAAGCAGTGAAGGGGTGAGTCTGCCTGTGCCCAAGCACCCAGCATACTTCAACGTAAGGGTCAGAAACGGAGAGGCGTCGTCAGCTATTGATCTTGAGCTGTGCAGTGTGAATGAAGTGACCATTACAGCCCCAGGCTGTCGATAG
- the LOC127761432 gene encoding uncharacterized protein LOC127761432: MAMETIIRLRSSSKQLEGHHGTAPLEEGPSYVRFVCDVKVRCWSRRLGGGGEPVRHDGIKFTLETERKHVLDGAGGDVFLDYEETRRMAWAVFTGMRELRCVDLSRSNWATPMPDDDAAAWIHRAVRRNHDDGLAGRHYRFAARVKVAVELVFSEPVSLVRGLVWLETRAGDTCGICLDGLTASERCKTPPANLPCGHAFHPPCITRWLFKGTTCPICRDDLTGLAAAPWESGVMSCPGCIMPSTPCVEDCPSLKALSLNS, translated from the coding sequence atggcgatggaAACGATAATACGCTTAcggagcagcagcaagcagctgGAGGGCCACCACGGGACGGCGCCGCTGGAGGAGGGCCCCTCGTACGTGCGCTTCGTCTGCGACGTCAAGGTGCGGTGCTGgtcgcggcggctcggcggcggaggcgagcccGTGCGCCACGACGGCATCAAGTTCACGCTGGAGACGGAGCGCAAGCACGTGctggacggcgccggcggcgacgtcttCCTCGACTACGAGGAGACGCGGCGGATGGCGTGGGCCGTGTTCACCGGGATGCGGGAGCTCCGCTGCGTCGACCTCTCCCGCAGCAACTGGGCGACGCCCatgcccgacgacgacgccgccgcgtggATCCACCGCGCGGTGAGGCGGAACCACGACgacggcctcgccggccgccactACCGCTTCGCCGCGCGCGtgaaggtggcggtggagctggTGTTCAGCGAGCCCGTGTCGCTCGTCCGCGGGCTGGTCTGGCTGGAGACGCGCGCCGGCGACACCTGCGGGATCTGCCTGGACGGCCTGACGGCCAGCGAGAGGTGCaagacgccgccggcgaacctGCCGTGCGGGCACGCGTTCCACCCGCCGTGCATCACCAGGTGGCTGTTCAAGGGGACCACCTGCCCGATCTGCCGCGACGACCTCACCGGCCTCGCCGCTGCGCCATGGGAGAGCGGCGTGATGTCGTGCCCTGGGTGCATCATGCCATCCACGCCGTGCGTCGAAGATTGCCCGAGCCTGAAGGCTCTCTCTCTCAACAGCTAG
- the LOC127765817 gene encoding uncharacterized protein LOC127765817 gives MEHKQHYRASVPWVGPNNAESISFVTGTVYTLLRETAKWAAYSTKKRFATVKMDIGGAFPTIYSLTQCTPDLSSESCFKCLQGSLKWFDGRRGGRIIGERCLIRFETSILYNGEPMRIMGPSTNSTSAMSKGVPNINRRIWKIKVPLKVKVFLWYLRRGVILTKDNLARRNWKGSKKCCFCHKDETIQHLFFQCHLSRLVWSVIHMASNFQPPRNVTHMFGRWLLCVPKEMRNLLLMGAAALCWSIWLSRNGVIFDNKLVSSLLQVITLVTRWLRTWAILHKPGLRDTIAVVSRRLDQVARDVFTQEHGWRSSLRIDSH, from the coding sequence ATGGAACATAAACAACATTACCGAGCCAGTGTTCCCTGGGTGGGACCCAACAACGCCGAGAGTATTTCCTTTGTCACTGGCACCGTGTATACACTACTTCGTGAAACAGCAAAGTGGGCAGCGTACAGCACCAAAAAGCGATTTGCCACCGTGAAGATGGACATCGGTGGAGCCTTTCCGACAATCTATTCCCTGACGCAGTGCACACCAGACCTTTCTTCAGAAAGTTGCTTCAAGTGTCTTCAGGGGTCTCTGAAGTGGTTTgatgggaggagagggggaaggaTTATTGGGGAGCGTTGTTTGATAAGGTTCGAAACAAGCATATTATACAACGGGGAGCCCATGCGAATTATGGGGCCATCAACGAATTCAACATCTGCAATGTCAAAGGGCGTCCCGAATATTAATAGACGTATTTGGAAGATTAAAGTACCGCTAAAAGTAAAAGTTTTCCTTTGGTACTTACGTCGGGGAGTAATTCTAACAAAGGATAACCTAGCTAGGCGAAATTGGAAAGGTAGTAAAAAATGTTGCTTTTGTCATAAGGATGAAACCATTCAACATTTGTTCTTCCAATGTCATCTATCTCGTTTGGTATGGTCCGTTATTCATATGGCCTCTAACTTTCAACCTCCTCGAAATGTTACTCATATGTTTGGGCGTTGGCTTTTATGTGTTCCTAAAGAAATGAGAAATCTGCTTTTGATGGGTGCAGCAGCTCTTTGTTGGTCCATTTGGCTAAGCAGAAACGGGGTTATTTTTGATAACAAGTTAGTGTCTTCTCTTTTACAGGTTATTACTCTAGTTACCCGGTGGCTGCGTACCTGGGCTATCCTCCACAAACCGGGATTGCGGGATACTATTGCGGTGGTATCTCGACGTTTGGACCAGGTGGCACGGGATGTTTTTACCCAGGAGCATGGGTGGCGATCTAGTCTACGGATTGATAGTCACTAA
- the LOC127772351 gene encoding E3 ubiquitin-protein ligase ATL6-like, whose translation MAMETRIRLMGIQNKLDECHVGKAPLEVGPSYVRFLCALTVKYSTRRLGGGGVAVPLQPAAPHGVGGIRQFTMTMQSDVRPVDDPFVFLDRDAARRVVWAAIVAALPGLDRYDLSDGNWETPRPDATVAAWIHGLARASYLGRGKRVGHYRVVVFVEVEVELVFSEPKALVADVVAAGGGAGKPCGICLDDLDADGLTTPVRLPCGHAFHGQCIAGWLLEGRTCPMCRRDLSRLVLAPSCYQQYGAPRISQLAQLGWTFISSV comes from the coding sequence ATGGCGATGGAGACAAGGATCCGTTTGATGGGAATCCAGAACAAGCTGGACGAGTGCCACGTCGGGAAGGCCCCGCTGGAAGTGGGGCCCTCGTACGTGCGCTTCCTCTGCGCCCTCACCGTCAAGTACTCcacgcggcggctcggcggcggcggcgtcgccgtgccCCTGCAGCCCGCGGCGCcccacggcgtcggcggcatcCGCCAGTTCACCATGACGATGCAGAGCGACGTGCGCCCGGTGGACGaccccttcgtcttcctcgaccgcgacgcggcgcggcgggtggTGTGGGCCGCCATTGTCGCCGCCCTCCCGGGGCTCGACCGCTACGACCTCTCCGACGGCAACTGGGAGACGCCCAGGCCcgacgccaccgtcgccgcttgGATCCACGGCCTCGCGCGGGCGAGCTACCTCGGCCGCGGCAAGCGCGTCGGCCACTACCGCGTCGTCGTGTTCgtcgaggtggaggtggagctcgtGTTCAGCGAGCCCAAggcgctcgtcgccgacgtcgtggcggccggcggcggcgccgggaagcCGTGCGGGATCTGCCTGGACGACCTCGACGCCGACGGCCTGACGACGCCGGTGAGGCTGCCGTGCGGCCACGCGTTCCACGGGCAGTGCATCGCCGGGTGGCTGCTGGAGGGGAGGACGTGCCCGATGTGCCGACGAGACCTCTCCCGCCTCGTCCTCGCGCCGTCATGCTACCAGCAATATGGTGCCCCTAGAATATCACAGTTGGCCCAACTAGGTTGGACATTTATCTCTTCGGTTTGA
- the LOC127763350 gene encoding calcium permeable stress-gated cation channel 1-like, producing the protein MATIQDIGVSAAINILSAITFLLAFAFLRLQPINDRVYFPKWYLKGARESPSHGGAFVRKFVNLDMRSYLKVLSWMPAALKMPEDELISHAGLDSAVYLRIYLIGLKIFAPITVLAFIILVPVNWTNITLQSSKVQHSDIDKLSISNIPVGSKRFAAHLTMAYVFTFWTCYVLLREYEIVATMRLRFLASEKRRPDQFTVLVRNIPPDPDESIGELVEHFFLVNHPDHYLTHQVVYNANKLDKMVKEKKKMQNWLDYYQLKYERNTSQRPTTKTGFLGCFGSKVDAIEYYTSEIERIEKEETDERGKIMKDPKSVVPAAFVSFRSRWGAAVCAQTQQTSNPTVWLTEWAPEPRDVYWDNLSIPFVYLTIRRLIIAVAFFFLNFFYVLPIAFVQSLANIEGIEKAAPFLKPLIEMRTIKSFIQGFLPGIALKIFLILLPSILMFMSKVEGLTSVSSLERRSAFKYYIFLFFNVFLGSIIAGSALEQLKTFLHQSANEIPRTIGEAIPMKATFFITYVMVDGWAGVAGEILRLKPLIIFHLKNFFLVKTEKDREEAMDPGSIGFDSNEPQIQLYFLLGLVYAVVTPFLLPFILIFFGLAYVVYRHQIINVYNQEYESAAAFWPSVHGRIIVALIVSQLLLLGLLSTKGAGQSTPVLLVLPVVTFYFYKYCKNRYEPAFVEYPLQDAMRKDTLERAREPGFDLKGYLMNAYIHPVFKGDEDDEKFSISDEPEAEQVLVATKRQSRRNTPVPSKYNGSESPSLAEIVNDQRL; encoded by the exons ATGGCTACTATTCAAGATATAGGTGTCTCTGCAGCTATCAACATACTGAGTGCCATCACTTTCCTGCTAGCATTTGCTTTCCTGCGACTACAGCCCATCAACGATAGGGTTTACTTCCCAAAGTGGTATCTCAAAGGTGCAAGAGAGAGTCCAAGTCATGGGGGTGCATTTGTGCGGAAGTTTGTCAATTTGGACATGCGATCATACTTGAAGGTCTTAAGTTGGATGCCTGCTGCTCTCAAAATGCCAGAGGATGAGTTAATTAGCCATGCAGGCCTTGATTCAGCTGTCTATCTGCGGATCTACTTAATAGG GCTTAAAATATTTGCTCCAATCACAGTTCTAGCATTTATTATTCTTGTGCCTGTTAATTGGACCAATATTACCCTTCAAAGCTCGAAGGTGCAGCACAGTGATATTGACAAACTTTCAATATCCAACATACCTGTAGGGTCAAAGAG GTTCGCAGCTCACCTGACCATGGCTTATGTTTTCACATTTTGGACATGCTATGTGCTGTTACGGGAGTATGAAATAGTGGCAACAATGCGTCTGCGCTTTCTTGCATCAGAGAAGCGCCGCCCAGATCAGTTCACG GTCCTTGTGCGGAATATACCGCCTGATCCTGATGAATCAATTGGTGAGCTTGTGGAACATTTCTTCCTTGTAAACCATCCTGACCATTATCTTACGCACCag GTTGTCTATAATGCAAATAAGCTTGATAAGATGGtcaaagagaagaagaaaatgcaGAATTGGCTTGATTACTATCAGCTGAAATATGAAAGAAATACATCTCAAAGGCCTACTACAAAG ACTGGTTTTCTTGGATGTTTTGGTTCAAAGGTGGATGCTATTGAATACTACACATCTGAAATTGAGAGGATAGAAAAGGAA GAAACTGATGAACGTGGAAAGATTATGAAGGATCCAAAATCAGTTGTGCCAGCAGCCTTTGTTTCCTTCCGATCGCGGTGGGGAGCAGCAGTGTGTGCTCAGACACAGCAAACCAGTAATCCAACTGTCTGGTTGACCGAGTGGGCCCCAGAacctcgtgatgtctattgggATAACCTCTCTATTCCTTTTGTTTACCTGACAATTAGGAGGCTGATAATTGCGGTTGCATTCTTCTTCCTGAACTTCTTTTATGTGCTCCCGATTGCATTTGTTCAGTCCCTTGCAAATATTGAAGGGATTGAGAAGGCAGCTCCATTTCTGAAGCCTTTGATTGAAAT GCGTACTATTAAATCATTCATCCAAGGATTTCTGCCAGGAATTGCTCTGAAGATTTTCCTTATATTGCTCCCTAGCATATTAATGTTTATGTCTAAAGTTGAAGGATTGACATCGGTGTCCTCACTGGAGAGAAGATCTGCTTTTAAGTACTATATCTTCTTGTTCTTTAATGTATTCTTGGGAAGCATTATTGCAGGATCTGCTTTAGAGCAGCTCAAAACATTTCTTCACCAATCAGCAAATGA AATACCAAGGACAATTGGTGAAGCAATTCCAATGAAAGCAACCTTTTTTATAACATACGTAATGGTTGATGGTTGGGCTGGGGTAGCTGGTGAAATTTTAAGATTGAAACCATTGATAATCTTCCACTTGAAAAACTTTTTCTTGGTCAAGACTGAGAAAGACAGAGAAGAAGCAATGGACCCTGGAAGCATTGGTTTTGACTCAAATGAGCCTCAAATACAGCTCTATTTCTTGCTCGGACTTGTCTATGCTGTGGTGACACCATTTTTGCTTCCTTTCATATTAATATTCTTTGGGTTAGCATATGTGGTATACCGTCACCAG ATAATAAATGTGTACAACCAAGAATATGAAAGTGCAGCAGCATTTTGGCCAAGTGTTCATGGACGCATAATTGTAGCATTAATCGTATCACAGCTGCTTCTCCTTGGATTACTAAGCACAAAAGGTGCTGGCCAGTCAACACCGGTGCTCCTTGTTCTCCCTGTTGTAAccttttatttctataaatactGCAAGAATCGCTATGAGCCTGCTTTTGTGGAATATCCATTACAG GATGCAATGCGGAAGGATACCCTAGAACGCGCAAGAGAGCCAGGGTTCGACCTCAAAGGATACCTGATGAATGCCTACATCCACCCGGTGTTCAaaggcgacgaggacgacgagaagTTCTCCATCTCCGACGAACCAGAGGCAGAGCAGGTTCTCGTGGCGACAAAGCGCCAGTCCAGACGGAACACCCCAGTTCCGAGTAAATACAATGGCTCTGAATCACCTTCCCTTGCTGAAATTGTAAATGATCAACGGCTATAA